A single window of candidate division WOR-3 bacterium DNA harbors:
- a CDS encoding 2-oxoacid:acceptor oxidoreductase family protein gives MTTNVCKKLLEIRWHGRGGQGAKTAALLFGEAALETGMYIQAFPEYGPERMGAPVVAFNRLSDKEIRTHAGIKEPDIVVVLDPTLIEVANVVDGLKEDGILLVNTEETPEQLKKHYNLDNRKIKIYCVNASKIALETIGRDVPNTPMLGALVKVTGIFNYDTMMESIKHKLSAKFRGRDEIIKGNLESIRRAYEEVKSEC, from the coding sequence ATGACAACTAATGTTTGTAAAAAATTATTAGAGATTCGCTGGCATGGTCGCGGTGGTCAGGGTGCCAAAACCGCCGCGCTCTTGTTTGGCGAAGCTGCCTTGGAAACCGGAATGTATATTCAAGCATTTCCTGAATACGGACCGGAACGAATGGGTGCACCAGTCGTTGCTTTTAACCGATTATCGGATAAAGAGATTCGAACGCACGCCGGCATCAAAGAACCAGATATTGTCGTAGTTTTAGACCCTACTCTGATAGAAGTTGCTAATGTTGTTGACGGACTCAAAGAAGACGGTATTTTGTTGGTTAATACCGAAGAAACTCCAGAACAACTAAAAAAACATTATAATTTAGATAATCGCAAAATTAAGATATACTGTGTTAATGCTTCCAAAATTGCTTTAGAGACAATAGGTCGGGATGTACCTAATACACCGATGCTCGGTGCTTTAGTAAAAGTCACTGGAATTTTTAATTATGACACGATGATGGAGTCAATTAAACATAAATTGAGTGCTAAGTTTCGTGGTCGCGATGAGATTATTAAAGGAAATTTGGAATCAATTAGACGTGCTTACGAAGAAGTAAAATCTGAATGTTAA
- the lspA gene encoding signal peptidase II: MKIKLSASIIILLITSILVFFLDQITKIFVSTYLTVHTPVRVLGDFGRLVLTYNKGIIFGIPVRSHIIYYVLPFAVVFIVIYFAIKNKTKFFSVAYGLILGGALGNLLDRIRLGYVIDFIDIGIKHLRWPTFNIADATLVIGLIMIIAKEVLQPKPQTTTTATKVLLTKNESQDDT; this comes from the coding sequence ATGAAAATCAAACTCTCTGCTTCAATTATTATATTGTTAATAACATCTATTTTAGTCTTTTTCCTTGACCAAATAACCAAGATTTTTGTATCTACTTATTTAACAGTACATACACCAGTCAGAGTCTTAGGTGATTTTGGTCGTTTAGTCTTAACCTACAATAAGGGGATTATCTTTGGTATTCCAGTTCGTAGTCACATCATTTATTATGTTCTTCCTTTTGCCGTTGTCTTTATTGTCATCTATTTTGCTATAAAAAATAAAACCAAATTCTTTTCCGTGGCGTATGGATTAATCTTAGGAGGTGCATTGGGAAATCTGTTAGACCGGATTCGGTTGGGCTATGTCATTGATTTTATTGATATTGGTATCAAACATCTTCGCTGGCCAACTTTTAATATCGCCGATGCTACCTTAGTCATTGGTCTTATAATGATAATTGCTAAAGAAGTCTTGCAACCCAAACCACAAACAACAACTACTGCGACTAAAGTTTTATTAACTAAGAATGAATCCCAAGATGACACATAA
- the porA gene encoding pyruvate ferredoxin oxidoreductase gives MIVAKTGNEAMAYAMKQCNPDVVAAYPITPSTEIVQIFSSFVADGLVDTEYIPVESEHSAMSACIGAAAAGARAMTATASQGLALMHEMLFIASGLRLPIVMCVASRSLSSPLNIHCDHSDSVASRDSGWIQIFCESSQEGYDSVIQAVKIAEKAFLPVIVAIDGFILSHCMERIEVLEDVEVRNFVGKFKPNYSLLDVKNPITVSPACLTDSYFEHKRAEAEGMRQVLPIIEDVIEEYAKKFGRKYPVIDEYRTEDAEIVILAMGSTVGTAKIVVDELREQGKKVGVVKLRIFRPLLYKKMAEIFKKFKVVGILDRVESMNSYISPLATEVRAALYNINPKPLTPSYVYGLGGREISQDDIKMVFDELFQIKETGKIKDEVSYIGVR, from the coding sequence ATGATTGTCGCCAAAACTGGCAACGAAGCAATGGCGTATGCGATGAAACAATGTAATCCTGATGTTGTCGCCGCATACCCGATTACACCATCAACTGAAATTGTCCAAATCTTTTCCAGTTTTGTTGCAGATGGGTTGGTCGATACAGAATATATTCCAGTGGAATCAGAACATTCAGCAATGAGCGCGTGCATTGGCGCTGCGGCTGCTGGTGCCCGAGCAATGACCGCAACTGCGTCACAAGGACTGGCTTTAATGCATGAGATGTTATTTATTGCTTCTGGTTTGAGATTGCCGATAGTGATGTGCGTTGCTTCCCGTTCATTATCCTCACCATTGAATATTCATTGCGACCATTCTGATTCAGTGGCGTCGCGCGATTCGGGTTGGATTCAAATTTTTTGTGAAAGTTCCCAAGAAGGTTATGACAGTGTGATTCAAGCAGTAAAGATCGCGGAAAAAGCTTTTCTCCCTGTAATTGTCGCCATTGATGGATTTATTCTCTCTCATTGTATGGAACGAATAGAAGTATTAGAAGATGTTGAGGTTCGCAATTTTGTCGGTAAATTTAAGCCCAATTATTCGCTTTTAGATGTCAAAAATCCAATTACGGTTAGTCCAGCGTGTCTTACTGATTCCTATTTTGAACACAAACGGGCTGAAGCCGAAGGCATGAGACAAGTATTACCAATTATTGAAGATGTAATTGAAGAATATGCTAAGAAATTTGGTAGAAAATACCCGGTGATTGATGAGTATCGGACCGAAGATGCTGAAATCGTTATCTTAGCAATGGGCTCAACTGTCGGCACAGCAAAAATTGTAGTTGATGAGTTACGAGAACAAGGCAAAAAAGTTGGGGTCGTCAAATTACGCATTTTCCGACCATTGCTCTATAAAAAAATGGCAGAAATCTTTAAGAAATTTAAAGTAGTCGGTATCTTAGACCGTGTGGAATCGATGAATTCCTATATCAGTCCATTAGCAACCGAGGTTCGGGCTGCACTTTATAACATAAACCCAAAACCACTGACGCCATCTTATGTTTATGGATTAGGAGGCCGTGAAATATCTCAAGATGATATTAAAATGGTGTTTGATGAGTTGTTCCAAATTAAAGAAACGGGCAAAATAAAAGATGAAGTGTCGTATATTGGAGTAAGATAA
- a CDS encoding 4Fe-4S binding protein codes for MAKLKSWKELPCGAILTDTKAILENKTGAWRSFRPVWHKEKCINCLTCWIYCPDAAIILKDGKHQGINYDYCKGCGICAEVCPKKVQAITMEKEKK; via the coding sequence ATGGCTAAATTAAAATCTTGGAAAGAACTGCCTTGCGGAGCAATTTTAACAGACACCAAGGCAATTTTAGAAAATAAAACTGGTGCCTGGCGTAGTTTCCGGCCAGTATGGCATAAAGAAAAATGTATCAATTGTCTGACCTGCTGGATTTATTGTCCAGATGCCGCAATTATCTTAAAAGACGGAAAACATCAAGGAATCAATTATGATTATTGTAAAGGCTGTGGCATCTGTGCTGAAGTTTGCCCGAAAAAAGTTCAAGCCATTACAATGGAAAAGGAGAAAAAATGA
- the arsM gene encoding arsenite methyltransferase — MKKTNEIKKIVRQRYAKIAKENSSCCALTQSCCKTVSALDISKKIGYTEKEIRAVPKDANLSLGCGNPLAFASIKRGDVVLDLGSGAGLDVLLAARKVGMKGKVIGVDMTPEMIEKARTNAQKGGYKNVEFRLGEIENLPVADNSIDVIISNCVINLSPNKRKVFQEAFRVLKPGGKIIVADIMLEKELPTVIKNSVEGYLSCLSGATRKKKYIEIIKKSGFQDVTILEETTFPIESMVNEPTAQTRINKLVNSVLSVKISASKPLVVDKHR; from the coding sequence ATGAAAAAGACGAACGAAATAAAAAAGATTGTCCGTCAAAGATATGCTAAAATTGCTAAAGAGAATTCTTCCTGTTGTGCTTTAACTCAATCTTGTTGCAAAACAGTTAGTGCATTAGATATTAGTAAAAAGATTGGGTATACCGAAAAAGAAATACGAGCAGTTCCCAAAGATGCTAATCTCAGTCTGGGATGTGGAAATCCACTTGCTTTCGCATCAATAAAAAGAGGTGATGTGGTACTCGACCTTGGCTCAGGTGCCGGATTGGATGTGTTGCTGGCTGCGAGAAAAGTCGGAATGAAAGGTAAGGTCATCGGAGTCGATATGACTCCTGAGATGATCGAGAAAGCACGAACAAATGCGCAAAAAGGTGGCTATAAAAATGTTGAGTTTCGTCTCGGAGAAATTGAAAACTTGCCGGTTGCGGATAATTCAATAGATGTCATAATTTCCAATTGTGTGATTAATCTTTCGCCTAATAAAAGGAAAGTATTCCAAGAAGCTTTTCGAGTCCTGAAACCAGGTGGAAAAATAATAGTTGCAGATATAATGTTAGAAAAAGAACTTCCCACGGTAATTAAGAATTCGGTTGAAGGTTATCTCAGTTGCTTATCTGGCGCCACAAGAAAGAAAAAATATATTGAGATAATAAAAAAGAGTGGATTTCAAGATGTAACAATCCTTGAAGAGACAACTTTTCCAATCGAATCGATGGTAAATGAGCCGACCGCACAAACACGCATCAATAAATTAGTTAATTCGGTATTAAGTGTAAAAATATCAGCAAGTAAGCCTTTGGTCGTAGATAAACACAGATAA
- a CDS encoding thiamine pyrophosphate-dependent enzyme yields the protein MMPSIKELAKEPELFSPGHRACTGCGEVLAVRQVLLAAIKPVVCVMPTGCLEIVSTIYPHTAWQVPMFHNAFENAAATISGIEAAYNTFKRRGEITENINFIAFGGDGGTYDIGFQALSGAVERNHRFLYVCLDNQAYMNTGIQRSSATPLGAHTTTSPVGKVQPGKLRWRKDIVEIMIAHDIPYAAQATVWNWNDLANKVRKALSIQGSSFINVLVPCPLGWGYPSAKTIEMAKLAVETCFWPLYEWEGGSYKINYIPKEKRPVEEWLKGQDRFRHLFKPENKYLLEAFQNEVNQRWERLQKKAVQ from the coding sequence ATAATGCCATCAATTAAAGAACTTGCTAAAGAACCGGAATTGTTTTCACCAGGTCACAGGGCTTGTACTGGCTGTGGTGAAGTCTTAGCAGTAAGACAAGTCTTACTGGCGGCAATCAAACCCGTAGTCTGCGTAATGCCGACTGGATGTTTAGAGATTGTTTCAACAATATATCCGCATACTGCCTGGCAGGTACCAATGTTTCATAATGCCTTTGAAAATGCTGCAGCCACCATCTCCGGAATTGAGGCCGCATATAATACATTTAAACGCCGGGGTGAAATAACCGAAAATATTAATTTTATTGCTTTTGGCGGTGACGGTGGAACTTATGATATTGGTTTCCAAGCGCTATCCGGTGCTGTGGAAAGGAATCACCGCTTCTTATATGTTTGTTTAGATAATCAAGCCTATATGAATACTGGAATCCAACGGTCATCAGCAACACCACTGGGAGCACATACCACAACATCACCCGTGGGAAAAGTTCAACCCGGTAAACTCCGATGGCGTAAAGATATTGTTGAAATAATGATTGCACATGATATCCCCTATGCAGCACAAGCAACAGTCTGGAATTGGAATGATTTAGCCAATAAAGTTCGTAAAGCGCTCTCAATTCAAGGTTCAAGTTTTATTAATGTTTTAGTTCCTTGTCCATTAGGTTGGGGTTACCCTTCAGCCAAAACAATTGAAATGGCGAAACTCGCTGTCGAAACTTGTTTCTGGCCATTGTATGAATGGGAAGGCGGCTCTTATAAAATCAATTATATCCCAAAAGAAAAAAGACCGGTCGAAGAGTGGTTGAAAGGGCAAGACCGGTTCCGACATTTGTTTAAACCTGAGAACAAATATCTTCTGGAAGCATTTCAGAATGAAGTGAACCAACGATGGGAACGATTACAAAAAAAGGCAGTTCAATAA
- a CDS encoding cupin domain-containing protein produces the protein MPKIDFASLAQKLTTPWEPIEVARMNGFHILLALFHGQYKFHKHDGDEIFFVISGEIEIELENETVKLKQGEGYLLPKNTPHRSQAKSPSVVMAIERANLKTIWTQSPK, from the coding sequence ATGCCCAAAATTGATTTTGCAAGTTTAGCCCAGAAGTTGACTACACCATGGGAACCAATTGAAGTTGCCCGGATGAATGGTTTCCATATTTTGCTGGCTTTATTCCATGGACAATATAAGTTCCATAAACACGACGGCGACGAAATCTTCTTTGTAATTAGCGGTGAAATTGAAATCGAACTGGAAAACGAGACAGTTAAACTTAAACAAGGTGAAGGTTATCTGTTACCTAAAAATACCCCTCACCGTTCGCAAGCGAAATCACCGTCAGTTGTTATGGCAATTGAAAGAGCAAATTTGAAAACGATTTGGACTCAATCACCTAAATAG
- a CDS encoding cysteine desulfurase: MEVYLNNNATTKVDPEVLQAMLPYLQENYGNPSNLHSFGREAREALEQAREEVANFIKAKPEEIYFTSGGTESNNWAIKGILRANFNKGNHIIVSSIEHKSVLQPVEFLEKMRYIETTYLSVDQYGLVDPDELTRVISQNTILVSVMHCNNEVGTIQPIKELCDIAHKNGVYFHTDAVASAGQIPLDVNELGVDLLTISAHKIHGPKGIGALYIREGTKIERIIYGGEQEREMRAGTENVPGIVGFGKATVIAQTEFEKNTPQKIASLRDYFEEAITSQIPDVKVNGHPTLRSCSISNLSFANVNNRELIERLDKYGIKVSAGSACETSKNLTSHVLKAMKIESKYLDSQVRFGLSKYTTKEEIDYTIDILVKLVKSNES, encoded by the coding sequence ATGGAAGTATACTTAAATAACAACGCAACGACAAAAGTTGACCCTGAGGTTTTACAAGCAATGCTTCCTTATTTACAAGAGAATTATGGCAACCCTTCTAATCTCCATTCATTTGGCAGAGAAGCCCGAGAAGCATTAGAACAAGCCCGAGAAGAAGTTGCCAATTTTATTAAAGCAAAACCCGAAGAAATCTATTTTACTTCTGGTGGCACAGAATCGAATAATTGGGCAATAAAAGGCATTTTACGAGCGAATTTTAATAAAGGCAATCATATTATTGTCTCCTCGATTGAACATAAATCAGTTCTTCAGCCAGTTGAGTTTTTAGAAAAGATGCGTTATATTGAAACAACCTATCTAAGTGTTGACCAATATGGTTTAGTCGACCCAGACGAACTTACACGCGTAATTTCCCAAAACACAATTTTAGTCTCGGTAATGCATTGTAATAATGAAGTTGGTACAATTCAACCCATAAAAGAACTATGTGACATTGCTCATAAAAATGGGGTCTATTTTCATACGGATGCGGTTGCTTCCGCAGGACAAATCCCTTTAGATGTAAATGAACTCGGAGTTGACTTATTAACTATCTCCGCACATAAAATTCATGGTCCTAAAGGGATTGGCGCATTATATATTAGAGAAGGAACTAAGATTGAAAGAATTATCTATGGCGGTGAACAGGAAAGAGAGATGCGTGCTGGAACAGAAAATGTTCCTGGTATTGTTGGATTTGGTAAGGCAACTGTCATTGCCCAAACCGAATTTGAAAAGAACACACCACAAAAAATTGCCTCTTTACGCGATTATTTTGAAGAAGCAATAACGAGTCAAATTCCTGATGTAAAAGTTAATGGCCATCCAACTCTACGGTCTTGTAGTATCTCAAACCTATCCTTTGCTAATGTTAATAATAGAGAATTAATTGAGAGATTAGATAAATACGGAATTAAGGTATCTGCTGGTTCGGCTTGTGAAACGAGCAAGAATTTAACATCTCATGTGTTAAAAGCAATGAAGATTGAAAGCAAATATCTCGACTCGCAAGTGCGTTTTGGCTTAAGCAAATATACGACTAAAGAAGAAATTGACTATACGATTGATATATTAGTAAAATTAGTTAAAAGCAATGAATCTTGA